The stretch of DNA TGAAAGAGTGCTTGGTGGCGGATGGATTACTAGGGAGATAAGGTAGTCATTCCTGCGAGGAGTGGATGCCAAATCGTCATTGCGAAGCCACGAAGTGGCTGTGGCAATCCAGAAAAAATAATAAAAAAATGCTAATCTTTAGCATTTTTAACTGGATTGCATCGTCAAAATTTTCAATTTTTCCTCGCAATGACGAAAAAATTATTACATTAGGCAATACAAAATAAGCTCACTAAAATAGGAGAAACTAATGAGTTTTTTAAGGAAGAAAAGTTTTGAATCAGTAAAGGAGATAGGTAGCTCAAGCGGTCTTAGCAAAACGCTTGGAGCATTCGATTTAATATTACTAGGTCTTGGTGCAATGATCGGCACGGGCGTATTCGTCGTTACTGGTATAATTGCTGCTAAATTTTCAGGACCTGCAGTGATGATATCTTATATAATTGCCGGTATTACCTGTATTTTCGTTGCACTTGTTTATACCGAACTTGCCGCTATGCTTCCGACTTCCGGCAGTATTTATACTTATTCCTATGTTGCATTCGGCGAAGTATTTGCTTGGATGATCGGTAGCGTTATAATATTAGAGTTTGGAGTATCTGCCGGAATAGTAGCAGCCGGTTGGTCCGGTTATATACAAGGAATATTAGAGGTTGGAGGAGTATACTTACCAAAAGCCTTAACTACCGTGCCTTCAAATGGTGGAGTAATAAATTTACCGGCATTTTTAATTTCGGCATTTATTGGATTTATTTTATTTTTAGGTACTAAAGATAGTAAAAAAATAAATGCTATTTTAGTTTTTATAAAAATGGCAGCAATATTTGCTTTTGTTGTGGCAGCTGCTCCGCATTTTGATGCTACTAATTGGAGTAATTTTATGCCGTTCGGTTTCAGTGGCGTCGTGATGGGTTCTTCTATTTTGTTCTTAGCTTTTACAGGTTTTGGAACAATTGCAACCGCAGCTGAAGAATGTAAAAATCCAAAACGTGATATAATAATCGGTATTATAGGATCACTAGTTTTAACTACTTTAGCATATGTGGTAATGTCAGGCTTAGTTACCGGTATAGCTCCTTTCGATCAGCTAAATAATGATCGTCCGCTTGCTTATGCCTTGACTATCAATAATAGTAGAATTGGTTCAGCAATTGTTTCAACTGGAGCGGTTTGCGGTATGATGACGGTGTTGATGATGAATATTTACGGTACTTCTCGTATTTTTTATGCTATCGCACGTGACGGTTTACTACCGAAAAGTTTTGCAAAGTTGCATCCTAAATATGATAGCCCGTATATTACGATTATAATATTCTCTGCACTTGCAGCGTTTTTAGGCGGTTTTTGTCCTACTGAAATTATAACACAATTAACTTCAATGGGAGCACTTATTGATTATATTGCTGTAGCAATAATAGTAATGATGTTTAGGATAAAATTACCGACTGCTCAAAGATCATTTAAATGTCCTATAGTATTTATTATTGCACCGTTTATTTTGTTTGCTTGTATCTATCTATTACTTACACAAATGTACGGTGATGAAATATATAAAGGAAATTTTAACCTATTAACGGCAGGTCGTGCATTAATATATTGGTTTATTACAATATTTGTTTTATATATTGTAAGATCATTGTTTATGAAAAAAGAGCAGAACTAGATGTTATTCCTATGGTCATTGCGAGCAGCCGTAGGCTGCGTGGCAATCTAGAAAAATAATAAAAAAATTCTGTAAATCAGAATTTTTTACTGGATTGCTTCGTCAAAACTTACAGTTTTTCCTCACAATGACGGAAAAACCTATCCACGCAACAATACCTGCTTGCAATGGCGTTGATCCACACAACAAAACAAAATTAACCAAATGACTGAAAAGCTGCAATCACTCCGAGGAATGAAAGATCTTTTGCCGGATGATTATAAAGTGCACAACTATATAATTAATAAGGCAAGAGATGTTGGAGTATTATACGGCTATAAACAAATGAGTACTCCTATTTTGGAGTATACCAAAGTCTTTAACCGCTCAATGGGTGAAAGCTCTGACGTAATCAGTAAAGAAATCTATAGTTTTTTAGATAAAAGTAATGAATCTATAGCTCTTAGACCCGAGTTCACGGCCGGTATTATTAGAAGCTTCATCTCAAATGGTTTACAACATAAATTACCCTTAAAGTTCTTCTCTATCGGTCCTGTTTTTCGTTATGATAGACCGCAAGCAGGGCGTCAACGTCAATTCCACCAACTAAATTACGAGTATATCGGAGCTAAAGGTGCTATTACTGATGCCGAAACTTTAAAGCTGGTAGTAGACATACTTAAAGCACTCGAAATAGAGCAGGATACTACCTTAGAGCTTAACTCTCTTGGGTGCAGTGAATCAAGAAGCGTGTATCAGCAAAAATTAGTAGAATATCTAAATGATTTTAAAGATCAATTATCGGAAGAAAGCAAAATAAGGCTGATCAAAAATCCTATGAGAATCCTTGATTCAAAAAGCGAGATTGATCAAAAAATAGTAGCTGCAGCACCGGTTTTATCTGAATATTACAGTGATGAATCCAAAGAATATTTTGATGAGTTACTAAAATATCTTGGTATTTTAGGTGTGAAATATAGTATAAACCCACGTTTAGTTAGAGGGCTTGATTATTACTGTCATACTGCTTTTGAATTCACTACGAAAAAGCTTGGATCACAATCTACTATTCTTGCTGGCGGTCGATATGATGGGCTTGCTAAAATCATGGGTAATAATGATGATGTACCGGCTATCGGTTTTGCCGCCGGTATTGAGCGAATTGCTTTAATGCGAGAATATAATGTATCGTCATTAAGTCTAGTAGCTGTATTACCTATAGGTGAAAATAATATTTGTTATGCTTTAGAAATTGTAGATAAATTGCGAACACAAAATATTGCTACTATCATAGAACCTCTAGGTAAAATAGCTAAAAGAATACAACGCATCCTTAATGAAAATGCTAAATTTATTATTTTCATAGGTGATGAAGAACAGACAAATAATAGCCTCAAACTTAAAGATTTAGAAAAACAAGAAGAATATATAGTAGATCTTGTAAAAGCTCTTGAATTATTGAAGAAATATTAGCATTGCCTCGAAGCAGTTGATATCATCATTGCGAGGAGAGGTTGTTGCGTGGATCGAAAAATGTGCTTGATGTGTCATATCGTGGCTTGACCACGGTATCCAAAAAACAGTTTAAAATACTAAAACCATTAGTATTTTAAACTGGATTCGCGATCAAGTCGTGGGAATGGACAGCGGTGGAATTGATCCATGCAACAACGCTTACGGCTGCTCGCAATGACACCTCAGTATCCACACGGGCAATGCCAATAAGGTCTTTTAAGAGTTGTATAAAACAAAATCATCTTTTTACCCTGAATTTAATCACGATATCTAAAAATATGATTATTATAAACGATTTAGCTATGAGTTATGGTGTAAAAATACTATTTACCGATGTTAAATTTGCATATTAAAAATAACAAACGATATGGTCTTGTAGGTAGCAACGGAGCAGGTAAAACAACTTTTTTCAAAATTTTAACTAAAGAAGAAGAGCCAGCTTTCGGTGATATTAACATACCTAAAAATTCTAAAGTAGGTTGTTTAAAACAAGATCAATTTCTTTATGGAAATACTAAAATTATAGATACGGTAATAGCAGGGAATAAGGAGCTATGGAAAGCTTTAGAGGAAAAAGATGAGATATTAAATCGGCAAGAATGTAGTGATGAAGATGGGTATAAGCTTGGTGAACTTGAGCAAGTAATATATGATAACGACGGTTATACTGCGGAAATTTTTGCAGCTAGCTTGCTTATAGGTCTTGGAATAAACAAAAAATATCATTATGAGCCGCTTTCTGTTTTATCGGGAGGTTATAAGTTACGTGTTTTACTTGCACAAAGTCTATTTAATAATCCCGATATTTTACTACTCGCTGAACCGACAAATCACCTAGATATTATTTCAATATATTGGCTTGAGAATTATTTAAAAAACTCTTTTAAGGGAATATTAATTTTTATATCGCATGATTTAGCTTTTTTAAATAATGTCGCAACGGATATTTTGGACATAGATTATGGAGAAATAAAACTATATACGGAAAATTATGATACTTTTGTTCAAGAAAAGCAGATAATAGCTATGCAGAAGCTAAGCAAGCGAAATTTTTTAGAAAAGAAAATAGCAAATATGCAGGCTTGGGTTGATAAATTTAGAGCAGGGACGAGAGCAAGGCAAAGTGCCTCCCGAGAAAAGCAGTTAGAGAAAATAGAATTACCGGATATATAGAAATCTTCAAGAATTAGTCTGTTATTTAGATTTAAACAACTAAGATCATCAGGAAAATTAGTATTAAAAATCGATCAAATAACTAAAGATTTTGAGAATAAGTAAATATTAAATAAAGTTAGTTTTAACGTATCACGAGGAGCAAAAATTATTATTATCGGTGCAAACGGTATCGGTAAATCTACTTTATTAAAAATCTTAATGAATAAAATATCAGCAGATCAAGGTAGCTATGAGTGGGGTGAATCACAAATATCTTATTTCGCTCAAGATCACCATGAGTTACTTAATGAAAATATTAGTATTATTGATTGGCTTAAAAAGCAATCTGAAAAGGAAACGGAAAATACTATTAGAAATACGCTTGGGCAAGTATTATTCCATAGTGATGAAGTAAATAAAAATATTTTGAGTTTAAGCGGCGGCGAGGGTGCAAGGTTATTACTTGCTAAAATGATGCTAGAAAAAAGTAATATTTTGGTTCTTGATGAACCGACAAATCACCTTTGATATAGAGTCAAGAGAAGCTCTTAAAAAATCTCTAATTGATTTTGATAGTATGGTAATATTAGTAACGCACGATCGTGATTTTGCAAAATCCATAGCAATAATTCTTATTGCTCTTTCTCATAGAAAAAATCTTATTGATTTTAAAGATAAATATGATGATTATATTGAGAAATACGGTAATGATTATTTAAGTTCTACTACAAAATTATCCTAAGTTTTAGGCATTGCTCATTAAATATAGATATCGTCATTGCGAGCAGCCATAGGCTGCGTGGCAATCTCGTCAAATATCCTGAGATTGCTTCATCAATTTACTTTGTAATTTTCCTTGCAATGACCATGCAAATCAAGTCATACAACAAAGCATAATCTTAAATTTAATCACTCTACATTATAAAACTCCAGATGATGACCGCTAATAAACTTTTTTACTTCAGCATGGTTACCGTACTCATCAAAATTTAATATATTTGTAAATAGTCGGTCATCACAGTCCCACTTAGCTTTACAAGCATTTTCCTTAATAAGTTTAACTCCATTTACTCCGTGTTTGTGATATATTATTCCTTTTTTTAAAGCAGAAATAAAAGACATAATTTTACTTTTATCAAAGGTATTATAGATTTTTTTAGAAATTGTACCGTAACAATCAAATCCTCTATATTTGCCAAGAAATTTAGCCGTACCTTCTCTTACTTCCTGATTATCAATTTTAATTTGACCTTCTTTAGGAATATTCCAAGAATTATTATTGAAGTGGGTAATCTTTTGAATGGCTAGATAAAATTCATGTTTCTTTTTTAGTTGATAATATTGATGAATTTTTTTTGCATCATATTGATCAATTAATTGTTCTAAATTTTCTATTTGCTTATTATCGGGGGAATAGCTTGCAATAATTTCTTCTTGTTTTTTTGACTTAATTTACTTGCATATTCTTACACTTTTTCTTGATTGTTATTTAATAAGGCGGTAACTATCCCAATTTCTAAAGTATTTTCATTGCAAGAATCATTTTGCAGAGCGTTTTCAACATTTTGGAAAATCTTTTCAGATTTTTCAGAAGTTAATTTAGTCTCGTTATCTGCTATTAAACCGGTATTAACCGCGTTAAGAACTTCTACTTTTTCATTGGGATTTAGAGTATTATTTTGAGGTAATGTATAATTTGGGTCCACGTAACTCCAAAGCTTTATAATAGCCTTTTCATACAAATTTATTTGATGCTCAGGCATTTTATTTAAAAGATCAGAAGCCGTTTTAAATTGCTTATACTACATAGGGCGAGTGAGAATGCTAGAAGTATGTTGCTTGGGGCATCACTAATTGCTTTTAGTTTTGCGGTTAATATTGATTGCTGTTTTTTTGTAATTGTTTGTGTATTGGAAATTTTGTTATAAAAAGCCATGTATTCACAGCCGTCATATATTGATAAATAAAAGGGAACTAAGGTATTTTTTTAAATTAAATCTAACTTCTCATAAGAAATTTCATATGGATTAGTTAACATTTCTAGAATGTATTTTATATATTCTATCGGCACATATTGTATTAAGTCATTAGCTTTATCAAATTCGCCTTGTATTCTTATAATTAGACCATAAATGATAGGCTGCTGTTGGATGTGTGCATAGAAGCACAAAGGCATGTTCATAACATTTAGTGGACATATAATAGTTTCCGATTTCCTCACAAGCACAACCTGTTCTATAATACCACTGGGCTAAAACCTGATCTTCAGTATTATTATTTAACAAAAAAATAGATTCTTCAAGTAATGCTTTTGCCTCTTCAAAATTTTTATTTTCCATTAGTAAATCAGAGAATTGACCTGACAAATCCAAGCTGAATTTTATATATAGTACTAGTGCTTGGATAATTTTAAGCTTAGATTCCGGTTCAATAAGTTTTAGCACAGGAAGTATATATTCTGCACGTTTGCTATATTGTTCAACTTCTTTTGCAAAGTGATTAAAATATAAATTTGTTGCTGTAATTATATATTTAAATATCTCTTTAGCAGTTTCATTGTATCTATTTAATATACTACATTGAAAAGCAAGACTCATTACTTGAATTTTAGTTAGCGTATCAGGTGTTTTAGGAATGATTTTATCCGGTATCCATTTTATGGATTCACCATCTAAATTTATATTCAAAAAAGCCGGGTCTCTATATTATTTTATAATTTTTCAACAATTCATGATTTTTGTAGCTTTCATATGGATAATTAGACATTAATCTATGCAATAGTGAATGCTTAATTTTTATAGTTTTTTTGGTATCTATTTCAGTTTTTTCGCTATTTAAATATCCAAATATATAATGCATTACTTCTATAGCTGCACCAACAGTTGGTATAGATGAAAATTTTGAAATTTTACATAGAATTATTATTAAAAGATTATTCTAAAAATAATAACAAAGGAGTTTAAGAAGACAATAGATTTTTTAATTTAAAATGAGACATTGCCTAGAAACAAGTTGATAATTTGAAAAGTTTACGTCATTGCGAAGAAATTACAAAGTAATTGACAAAGCAATCTCAGGA from Rickettsia helvetica encodes:
- a CDS encoding amino acid permease, whose translation is MSFLRKKSFESVKEIGSSSGLSKTLGAFDLILLGLGAMIGTGVFVVTGIIAAKFSGPAVMISYIIAGITCIFVALVYTELAAMLPTSGSIYTYSYVAFGEVFAWMIGSVIILEFGVSAGIVAAGWSGYIQGILEVGGVYLPKALTTVPSNGGVINLPAFLISAFIGFILFLGTKDSKKINAILVFIKMAAIFAFVVAAAPHFDATNWSNFMPFGFSGVVMGSSILFLAFTGFGTIATAAEECKNPKRDIIIGIIGSLVLTTLAYVVMSGLVTGIAPFDQLNNDRPLAYALTINNSRIGSAIVSTGAVCGMMTVLMMNIYGTSRIFYAIARDGLLPKSFAKLHPKYDSPYITIIIFSALAAFLGGFCPTEIITQLTSMGALIDYIAVAIIVMMFRIKLPTAQRSFKCPIVFIIAPFILFACIYLLLTQMYGDEIYKGNFNLLTAGRALIYWFITIFVLYIVRSLFMKKEQN
- a CDS encoding ATP-binding cassette domain-containing protein, encoding MGANGIGKSTLLKILMNKISADQGSYEWGESQISYFAQDHHELLNENISIIDWLKKQSEKETENTIRNTLGQVLFHSDEVNKNILSLSGGEGARLLLAKMMLEKSNILVLDEPTNHL
- a CDS encoding tetratricopeptide repeat protein encodes the protein MNINLDGESIKWIPDKIIPKTPDTLTKIQVMSLAFQCSILNRYNETAKEIFKYIITATNLYFNHFAKEVEQYSKRAEYILPVLKLIEPESKLKIIQALVLYIKFSLDLSGQFSDLLMENKNFEEAKALLEESIFLLNNNTEDQVLAQWYYRTGCACEEIGNYYMSTKCYEHAFVLLCTHPTAAYHLWSNYKNTRRI
- the hisS gene encoding histidine--tRNA ligase, whose protein sequence is MTEKLQSLRGMKDLLPDDYKVHNYIINKARDVGVLYGYKQMSTPILEYTKVFNRSMGESSDVISKEIYSFLDKSNESIALRPEFTAGIIRSFISNGLQHKLPLKFFSIGPVFRYDRPQAGRQRQFHQLNYEYIGAKGAITDAETLKLVVDILKALEIEQDTTLELNSLGCSESRSVYQQKLVEYLNDFKDQLSEESKIRLIKNPMRILDSKSEIDQKIVAAAPVLSEYYSDESKEYFDELLKYLGILGVKYSINPRLVRGLDYYCHTAFEFTTKKLGSQSTILAGGRYDGLAKIMGNNDDVPAIGFAAGIERIALMREYNVSSLSLVAVLPIGENNICYALEIVDKLRTQNIATIIEPLGKIAKRIQRILNENAKFIIFIGDEEQTNNSLKLKDLEKQEEYIVDLVKALELLKKY